In the genome of Helicobacter colisuis, one region contains:
- a CDS encoding homoserine O-succinyltransferase translates to MPLIIPEDIPAFKALKEHAFIMGQKRAKSQDIRPLEVLIINLMPVKIETENQILALLANSPLQVNITLLSTATYIGKNTPKSHLDKFYVNFDSIKHKNFDGAIVTGAPIEHLEFEQVKYWRELVAIMDYLKHNCTSTLYLCWGAMAGLYHFHKIQKIPLKEKLFGVFEHFWVEKDLLLNGLDEIVKIPHSRHSGINESQVATNPNLKVLLQGKESGITALKDNKDFFILGHPEYSKNTLESEYQRDLKKGLSIHKPFNYFDSQENPILSWRSSASVMFSNWLNFSVYQDTPFILES, encoded by the coding sequence ATGCCACTCATTATTCCAGAAGATATTCCTGCCTTCAAAGCTCTCAAAGAACACGCTTTTATTATGGGTCAAAAAAGGGCAAAATCACAAGATATTCGCCCTTTGGAAGTTTTAATCATTAATCTTATGCCCGTTAAAATAGAAACTGAAAATCAGATTCTAGCCCTCCTTGCAAACTCCCCCTTGCAAGTTAATATCACCCTACTCTCTACTGCTACTTATATAGGCAAAAATACACCAAAATCGCATTTAGATAAATTCTATGTTAATTTTGATTCAATTAAACATAAAAACTTTGATGGAGCTATCGTTACAGGTGCTCCAATTGAACATTTAGAGTTTGAGCAAGTAAAATATTGGAGAGAATTAGTAGCGATTATGGATTATTTAAAGCATAATTGTACTAGCACTTTGTATCTATGTTGGGGAGCAATGGCAGGACTTTATCACTTTCATAAAATACAAAAAATACCTCTTAAAGAAAAACTTTTTGGCGTCTTTGAACATTTTTGGGTAGAAAAGGATTTGTTACTCAATGGTTTAGATGAAATAGTAAAAATTCCTCATTCTAGGCATTCAGGCATCAACGAATCTCAAGTTGCGACAAATCCTAATCTAAAGGTTTTATTACAAGGAAAAGAAAGTGGAATCACTGCCCTTAAAGATAACAAAGATTTCTTTATCTTAGGACACCCAGAATACTCTAAAAACACTTTAGAATCTGAATATCAGAGGGATTTAAAAAAGGGATTGTCCATTCACAAACCTTTCAACTACTTTGATTCTCAAGAAAATCCCATACTCTCTTGGCGATCTAGCGCAAGTGTCATGTTTTCAAATTGGTTGAACTTTTCGGTTTATCAAGACACACCTTTTATTTTGGAAAGCTAA
- the gmk gene encoding guanylate kinase, which yields MEEIKLKGAILILSGPSGAGKSSLYKALAKEFPRHYFSISSTTREKRKGEEEGVHYHFISKEEFQKNIQENNFLEWALVHGNYYGTSKMPILEALEQGKLVIFDVDVQGQENIKKAFPNHTTSVFVTTNSKKILEERLGVRGSDENEIIKRRLENAAGEVKKLDKFDYLVINENLEESAKTLVCIAKVAFCRASLYPIDLVMQKWEQ from the coding sequence CAGGACCAAGTGGAGCTGGTAAGAGTTCGCTTTATAAGGCTTTAGCAAAAGAATTTCCAAGGCATTATTTTTCAATTTCATCTACAACAAGAGAAAAGCGAAAAGGCGAAGAAGAGGGTGTCCATTATCATTTTATTTCTAAAGAGGAGTTTCAAAAAAACATTCAAGAGAATAATTTTTTAGAATGGGCTTTGGTGCATGGGAATTATTATGGCACTTCTAAAATGCCTATTTTAGAAGCCTTAGAGCAGGGCAAGTTGGTCATTTTTGATGTAGATGTGCAGGGGCAAGAAAATATCAAAAAAGCTTTTCCTAATCATACAACAAGTGTTTTTGTGACTACCAATAGCAAAAAGATTTTAGAAGAGCGTTTGGGAGTTAGAGGGAGTGATGAGAATGAAATCATTAAAAGGCGTTTAGAAAATGCAGCAGGAGAGGTCAAAAAGCTTGATAAATTTGATTATTTAGTAATAAATGAAAATTTAGAAGAATCAGCTAAAACTTTGGTTTGCATTGCTAAAGTGGCTTTTTGTAGGGCAAGTTTGTATCCCATTGATTTGGTAATGCAAAAATGGGAACAATGA
- the carB gene encoding carbamoyl-phosphate synthase large subunit: MPKRNDIKTILLIGSGPIVIGQACEFDYSGTQAAKTLKKLGYRVVLINSNPATIMTDPNLADRTYIEPITEEVIANIIKQEKVDAILPTMGGQTALNVAMSMYEKGMLEGVKFLGANPSAIKKGEDRQAFKEAMLKIGMDLPKSRYAYTIEEALEAAKEIGFPLIIRASFTLAGGGSGVAYNIDEFKTLAQNGLDTSPISEILIEESLLGWKEFEMEVIRDKSDNCIIVCSIENLDPMGVHTGDSITIAPALTLTDKEYQRMRDASFKILREIGVDTGGSNVQFAINPKTGRMTVIEMNPRVSRSSALASKATGYPIAKVATLLAVGYTLDEIKNDITGTPASFEPSIDYIVTKIPRFTFEKFPQADSTLTTSMKSIGEVMAIGVSFKESLQKALCSLETGIFGFNPISNDLSEIQREVRRPNAHRLLYIAEALRNDISVEEIHEWCKIDPYFLHQIAEIIALEKQISFESLQDSEFLALTKQYGFSDKMLAFLINKNEGLELREEDIYALRQRLQVQLHYNEVDTCAAEFSTQTAYLYGTMPFNAQSFVDSNPRDNLDQNAQKKVLIIGGGPNRIGQGIEFDYCCVHASFALKDMGIQSIMYNCNPETVSTDYDTSDVLYFEPITFECVRSVIEREKPDGVIVHFGGQTPLKLAKKLTTIGAKIIGTSAKTIDIAEDREKFAKFVEENGLLQPKNGTAFTKEEAIEIAQDIGFPVLVRPSYVLGGRAMRIVYNVVELKNYMSEAVSVSEDSPVLIDKFLNNALELDVDTICDGKDVYIAGIMQHIEEAGIHSGDSACSIPTISISKEKIKEIEETTAKIAKNLGVVGLMNTQYAIFEGTLYLIEVNPRASRTVPFVSKATGIPLAKVATHVMINKDLKAALEFYDEHKKVEFKDGLYKPKKPKHIAVKESVFPFSKLSGAVMVLGPEMRSTGEVMGISESFGVSFAKSQMASKNPIPTGGKVFISLRSLDKSQAGDLARELEGLGFEICATKGTSQEIRKQGIACEEALKISEGRPNIGDMLANGEIALAINTSDEASSKDDTDKIRTQVLRNNVPYFTTIEAARVAISAISEIKKINPNLTKPLQDYLSE; the protein is encoded by the coding sequence ATGCCAAAACGAAATGATATTAAAACTATTTTACTCATCGGTTCAGGACCCATTGTCATTGGACAAGCGTGTGAGTTCGATTATTCTGGCACACAAGCAGCCAAAACACTCAAAAAGCTTGGCTATCGCGTGGTGCTTATAAACTCTAATCCTGCAACCATTATGACTGATCCAAATCTTGCTGATCGCACCTATATCGAACCCATTACCGAAGAAGTGATTGCCAATATTATCAAACAAGAAAAAGTTGATGCTATTTTGCCTACTATGGGTGGGCAAACCGCACTAAATGTCGCGATGAGTATGTATGAAAAAGGTATGCTAGAGGGTGTAAAATTTTTGGGTGCAAATCCTAGTGCGATTAAAAAGGGTGAAGATAGACAGGCTTTCAAAGAAGCAATGCTAAAAATCGGTATGGATTTACCAAAATCTCGCTATGCCTACACCATAGAAGAAGCACTTGAAGCAGCCAAAGAAATAGGATTCCCACTTATTATTCGTGCAAGTTTTACCCTTGCTGGTGGCGGTAGTGGCGTGGCATATAATATTGATGAATTTAAAACGCTTGCACAAAATGGCTTAGATACAAGCCCAATTAGTGAAATTTTGATTGAAGAATCGCTACTTGGTTGGAAAGAATTTGAAATGGAAGTAATACGCGATAAAAGCGATAACTGCATTATCGTGTGTAGCATAGAAAATTTAGATCCTATGGGTGTGCATACAGGAGATTCTATCACGATCGCCCCTGCTCTTACACTTACAGACAAAGAATACCAACGAATGCGTGATGCAAGTTTTAAAATCTTGCGAGAAATTGGAGTAGATACAGGCGGAAGCAATGTGCAATTTGCTATCAATCCAAAAACCGGTAGAATGACGGTTATTGAGATGAATCCACGCGTTTCTAGAAGCTCTGCTCTAGCCTCCAAAGCCACAGGCTATCCAATTGCCAAAGTTGCGACATTGCTTGCGGTAGGCTATACGCTTGATGAAATTAAAAACGACATCACGGGCACACCTGCGAGTTTTGAACCTAGCATTGATTATATTGTAACAAAAATCCCACGCTTTACCTTTGAAAAATTCCCACAAGCAGATTCAACACTCACCACCTCTATGAAATCCATTGGGGAAGTTATGGCAATTGGTGTGAGTTTCAAAGAATCCTTGCAAAAAGCCCTCTGTAGCTTAGAGACAGGAATCTTTGGATTTAATCCAATCAGCAACGATCTAAGCGAGATTCAAAGGGAAGTGCGTCGCCCGAATGCTCATAGGCTTTTGTATATTGCAGAGGCATTACGTAATGATATAAGCGTGGAAGAAATTCATGAATGGTGCAAAATCGATCCATATTTCTTACACCAAATTGCAGAAATTATTGCATTAGAGAAGCAAATCTCTTTTGAATCCTTGCAAGATTCAGAGTTTTTAGCACTCACCAAGCAATATGGCTTTAGCGATAAAATGTTGGCATTCCTCATCAATAAAAATGAGGGCTTAGAATTACGAGAAGAAGACATATATGCATTGCGACAAAGATTGCAAGTGCAGTTACATTATAATGAAGTAGATACCTGTGCGGCAGAATTTAGCACACAAACAGCGTATTTGTATGGCACAATGCCTTTTAACGCACAATCCTTTGTAGATTCTAACCCACGAGACAATCTAGACCAAAATGCACAAAAAAAAGTTTTAATTATCGGTGGCGGACCAAATCGAATCGGTCAAGGCATTGAGTTTGATTATTGTTGTGTGCATGCAAGTTTTGCCCTCAAAGATATGGGCATACAAAGCATTATGTATAACTGCAATCCAGAGACGGTAAGTACAGACTATGATACAAGTGATGTCTTGTATTTTGAACCCATTACCTTTGAATGTGTGCGTAGCGTGATTGAAAGAGAAAAGCCTGATGGCGTGATTGTGCATTTTGGCGGACAAACACCACTCAAACTCGCCAAAAAGCTAACAACCATTGGGGCAAAAATCATTGGAACGAGTGCAAAAACAATTGATATCGCAGAAGATAGAGAGAAATTTGCAAAATTTGTAGAAGAAAATGGACTTTTACAGCCTAAAAACGGCACAGCTTTCACCAAAGAAGAAGCAATAGAAATCGCACAAGATATTGGATTCCCTGTGCTTGTCCGCCCAAGCTATGTGCTTGGTGGGCGCGCTATGCGTATTGTTTATAATGTAGTAGAATTAAAAAACTATATGAGTGAGGCAGTGAGTGTAAGTGAAGATTCTCCAGTGCTAATTGACAAGTTTTTAAATAATGCTTTAGAGCTTGATGTAGATACGATTTGTGATGGCAAGGATGTTTATATTGCAGGTATTATGCAACATATTGAAGAAGCAGGGATACATAGTGGTGATTCGGCGTGTTCGATTCCAACTATTAGCATTTCTAAAGAAAAAATAAAAGAGATTGAAGAAACGACAGCTAAAATTGCTAAGAATCTTGGCGTGGTTGGGCTTATGAATACCCAATATGCAATTTTTGAAGGAACACTTTATTTGATTGAAGTTAATCCTAGAGCCTCACGCACCGTGCCTTTTGTCTCCAAAGCCACAGGGATTCCATTAGCTAAAGTCGCAACTCATGTGATGATTAATAAAGACTTAAAAGCCGCTTTAGAGTTTTATGATGAGCATAAAAAAGTAGAGTTTAAAGATGGATTATATAAGCCCAAAAAGCCAAAGCACATTGCAGTCAAAGAATCGGTGTTTCCTTTTAGTAAGTTAAGTGGAGCAGTTATGGTTTTGGGTCCAGAGATGCGATCTACAGGGGAAGTTATGGGAATTAGTGAGAGTTTTGGAGTAAGCTTTGCTAAAAGCCAAATGGCAAGTAAGAATCCCATTCCTACTGGGGGTAAGGTGTTTATTTCTCTAAGAAGTCTTGATAAGTCTCAAGCAGGTGATCTAGCAAGAGAGCTTGAGGGGCTTGGATTTGAAATTTGTGCAACAAAAGGGACTTCTCAAGAGATTCGCAAACAAGGTATTGCTTGTGAGGAGGCGCTAAAAATTAGTGAAGGGCGCCCTAATATCGGAGATATGCTTGCAAATGGCGAGATTGCTTTGGCAATTAATACTAGCGATGAAGCTTCTAGCAAAGATGACACCGATAAGATTCGCACTCAAGTTTTGCGCAATAATGTCCCTTATTTTACAACTATTGAAGCAGCAAGGGTGGCTATTAGCGCTATTAGTGAGATTAAAAAGATTAATCCAAATCTTACAAAGCCACTCCAAGACTATCTAAGTGAGTAG
- a CDS encoding Sua5/YciO/YrdC/YwlC family protein: MFSDCVFLAQSDTTAGLLCLDFKRLNTKKGRQSSQKVILTLGSFQKLKELVRIPQKYKKIIRNSPKTTFIYRGKNRLVDHSLGIRVVRDSLHSEFLCFFPYLYSTSANPHKQNFDLEFALKSADIWVIDKRGFTSSKASRIFRVGNDNLRIVR, translated from the coding sequence GTGTTTAGCGATTGTGTATTTTTAGCACAAAGCGACACAACCGCTGGTTTGTTGTGTTTGGATTTTAAAAGGTTAAATACCAAAAAAGGAAGGCAATCTAGTCAAAAAGTTATTTTAACGCTAGGGAGTTTTCAAAAACTTAAAGAGTTGGTGCGGATTCCACAAAAATATAAAAAAATAATTCGCAATAGTCCTAAAACTACCTTTATTTATAGGGGTAAAAATAGACTAGTTGATCATTCTTTGGGGATTAGGGTGGTAAGAGATTCTTTGCATAGTGAATTTTTGTGTTTTTTTCCTTATTTGTATTCCACTTCTGCAAATCCCCATAAGCAAAATTTTGATTTAGAGTTTGCTTTGAAGAGTGCTGATATTTGGGTGATTGATAAACGAGGTTTTACATCCTCTAAGGCTTCAAGAATATTTAGAGTAGGGAATGATAATCTAAGGATTGTGAGGTAA
- a CDS encoding sulfurtransferase TusA family protein, whose product MAILDTRGKVCPFPLVDAKNFIQTLQSGEKLEILFDCTQATETIPQWAAEEGHEVIDFEALGDAEWTIKLIKK is encoded by the coding sequence ATGGCAATTTTAGATACTAGAGGAAAGGTATGTCCTTTCCCACTTGTTGATGCAAAAAACTTTATTCAAACTTTACAAAGTGGAGAGAAATTAGAAATTCTCTTTGATTGCACACAGGCAACAGAAACAATTCCACAATGGGCTGCAGAAGAAGGTCACGAAGTAATTGACTTTGAAGCCTTGGGGGATGCAGAATGGACTATTAAACTTATCAAAAAATAA